One genomic window of Candidatus Pseudobacter hemicellulosilyticus includes the following:
- the rplS gene encoding 50S ribosomal protein L19: MSAAVQYVHEQLTGKKEFPKFKAGDNITVNYKIIEGGKERIQGFRGDVIKRQGIGHTATFTVRKISDGIGVERTFPLFSPNIESIDLNKVGLVSRAKLYYLRERSGKRARIKEKRINTTATTTA; the protein is encoded by the coding sequence ATGAGCGCTGCAGTTCAATACGTACACGAACAGTTGACCGGAAAAAAAGAGTTCCCGAAATTCAAAGCGGGCGACAATATTACCGTCAACTATAAAATCATTGAAGGTGGTAAAGAGCGGATCCAGGGTTTCCGTGGAGATGTGATCAAACGCCAGGGAATCGGGCATACGGCTACTTTTACCGTACGTAAGATCTCTGACGGCATAGGTGTGGAAAGGACCTTCCCCCTGTTCAGCCCCAACATCGAGTCGATCGACCTGAACAAAGTTGGTCTGGTTAGCCGCGCCAAACTCTACTATCTCCGTGAACGCAGTGGTAAACGCGCCCGTATCAAAGAAAAGCGCATCAACACCACCGCTACAACAACCGCTTAA
- the gatA gene encoding Asp-tRNA(Asn)/Glu-tRNA(Gln) amidotransferase subunit GatA gives MYRHQSITDYHQQLQQGQTSIQQTVTQYLQQIRQQQSLNAFNEVYEQEALERARVLDARRQEGQPTGRLHGVVIALKDVLCYKDHAVTASSKILEGFTSIYSATAVERLLAEEAILIGTTNCDEFAMGSTNENSARGKVLNAQDPTRVPGGSSGGSAVAVQAGLCMLSLGSDTGGSVRQPADFCGIVGLKPSYGRISRYGLIAYASSFDQIGIFGTHVPDIALLLEVMAGPDQFDSTAADEPVPAYAEALATASPKPLRVAYFREMLDSPALDPEIRQSILGLIDRLRADGHTVTAVDFEFLDYIVPAYYVLTTAEASSNLSRFDGVRYGYRAHVDKNSDLTHFYKASRSDGFGWEVKRRIMLGTFVLSAGYYDAYFTKAQQVRQLLVEKTNLVFNNFDTIILPTAPTTAWPLGEKMEDPIAMYLADIFTVFSNLTGVPGISIPLFWHSNGMPYGLQIMTNRFCELSLLLLSHQWMQRYRFAGTNEKP, from the coding sequence TTGTACAGGCACCAATCCATAACAGACTACCACCAGCAGCTGCAGCAGGGTCAGACCAGCATTCAACAGACCGTAACACAATACCTGCAGCAGATCCGGCAGCAACAATCACTCAACGCATTCAACGAGGTATACGAACAGGAAGCCCTGGAAAGGGCCCGTGTCCTGGATGCCCGCAGGCAGGAAGGCCAGCCCACCGGCAGGCTGCATGGCGTGGTGATTGCCCTCAAGGATGTACTCTGTTATAAGGACCATGCCGTTACTGCTTCCTCCAAAATACTGGAAGGTTTCACTTCTATATACAGCGCCACGGCCGTTGAACGGCTGCTGGCGGAAGAAGCCATCCTCATTGGCACTACCAACTGCGATGAGTTTGCGATGGGTTCTACCAATGAGAATTCTGCCCGCGGCAAAGTGCTGAACGCCCAGGACCCTACCCGGGTACCGGGAGGTTCTTCCGGTGGTTCAGCAGTAGCTGTTCAGGCCGGTCTCTGCATGCTGAGCCTGGGCAGTGATACCGGCGGCTCAGTCCGCCAGCCTGCCGATTTCTGCGGCATTGTGGGCCTCAAACCCAGCTATGGCCGCATCTCCCGCTACGGACTGATAGCCTATGCCTCCTCTTTTGACCAGATCGGCATCTTCGGCACCCATGTGCCGGATATAGCCCTGCTGCTGGAAGTAATGGCCGGCCCCGACCAGTTTGACAGCACCGCTGCCGATGAGCCGGTACCTGCCTATGCGGAGGCCCTGGCTACTGCAAGTCCCAAACCCTTACGGGTGGCTTATTTCCGGGAAATGCTGGACAGTCCTGCGCTTGACCCCGAGATCCGCCAGTCGATCCTGGGCCTGATTGACCGCTTACGGGCGGACGGGCATACGGTCACGGCCGTTGATTTTGAGTTCCTGGACTATATTGTTCCGGCCTATTATGTGCTGACCACGGCCGAGGCCAGCTCCAATTTGTCCCGGTTTGATGGTGTCCGGTACGGGTATCGGGCCCATGTGGATAAAAATTCGGATTTAACCCATTTTTATAAAGCCAGCCGCTCTGACGGATTTGGCTGGGAAGTTAAACGTCGTATTATGCTCGGGACCTTTGTCCTGAGTGCGGGTTATTACGATGCCTACTTTACGAAAGCCCAGCAGGTGCGTCAGTTACTGGTAGAAAAGACAAACCTGGTATTCAACAACTTCGATACCATCATTCTCCCCACCGCTCCCACTACAGCCTGGCCGCTCGGCGAAAAGATGGAAGATCCCATCGCAATGTACCTGGCTGACATTTTTACAGTCTTTAGTAATCTTACGGGGGTTCCCGGCATCTCAATTCCGCTTTTTTGGCACAGTAATGGCATGCCTTACGGGTTGCAGATTATGACGAACCGATTCTGCGAATTATCTTTGCTGCTGCTATCCCACCAGTGGATGCAACGGTACAGATTCGCCGGAACAAATGAAAAGCCCTAA
- a CDS encoding RagB/SusD family nutrient uptake outer membrane protein produces the protein MKKLIILQLLAGSVLLISCKKDIGSLNGISIDDLLGNASRTQLNSVVTGTEAGMRNNINFYLDATGVIGREMYRFAGSEPRYNSELLGFEENTLNNNTFYITNPWNARYRVVKNCNILIEAATNSTFISEEERKGYLGFAKTIKAYQLLLNLNMTYQNGVRVEVDDPEDPGPLLSYEESLAAIAGLLDAGRTDLTGAAIIFTLAAGFTGFDDAAGLIRFNRALAARVAVYRKLWGEALTALNESFLDLTGPFNTGVYSSFSTGPNDQLNPVFLPQNNKGEIRLAHPSYAQDILPGDDRLAKAPLRTEAASQDGLTSNRDVWVYTSSTAPLTIIRNEELILLYAEANITVNPGLAATTLNRIRGGHNLTPLTGNITEAVLVTDLLYQRRYSLFYEGHRWVDLRRYNHLNELPTDRTEDDVWEQFPVPLTEGGN, from the coding sequence ATGAAAAAGCTAATCATACTACAGTTACTGGCCGGATCGGTCCTGCTGATCTCCTGCAAAAAAGACATCGGCAGCCTGAACGGGATCAGTATTGACGACCTGCTGGGCAATGCCAGTCGCACGCAGCTCAACAGCGTAGTGACCGGTACAGAAGCAGGTATGCGCAACAATATCAATTTTTACCTGGATGCCACCGGCGTCATTGGCCGGGAGATGTACCGCTTTGCGGGTTCGGAGCCACGTTACAATTCAGAGTTGCTGGGCTTTGAAGAAAATACCCTCAACAACAATACGTTTTATATCACCAATCCCTGGAATGCCCGCTATCGCGTGGTCAAGAACTGCAATATCCTCATAGAGGCGGCTACCAACAGTACTTTTATCAGTGAGGAAGAAAGAAAAGGCTATCTCGGTTTTGCCAAAACCATCAAAGCTTACCAGTTATTGCTCAACCTCAATATGACCTACCAGAATGGCGTCAGGGTAGAAGTGGATGATCCGGAAGATCCGGGTCCGCTGCTCAGCTATGAGGAGTCGCTGGCGGCTATTGCGGGGCTGCTGGATGCCGGCAGGACTGATCTTACCGGTGCGGCTATTATTTTCACCCTGGCCGCCGGTTTTACCGGTTTTGATGATGCCGCCGGGCTCATCCGTTTCAACCGGGCGCTGGCTGCAAGGGTAGCGGTGTACAGGAAGTTATGGGGAGAAGCGCTGACAGCTCTTAATGAATCCTTCCTGGATCTTACGGGACCTTTCAATACCGGTGTGTATTCCAGTTTTTCCACCGGCCCCAATGACCAGCTGAACCCTGTGTTCCTGCCCCAGAACAATAAAGGGGAGATCCGGCTGGCGCACCCCTCCTATGCGCAGGATATCCTACCGGGGGACGACCGGCTGGCCAAAGCCCCGCTCCGGACCGAGGCAGCCTCGCAGGATGGGCTCACCAGCAACCGGGATGTCTGGGTCTATACTTCCAGTACGGCGCCGCTGACCATTATCCGGAATGAAGAACTGATACTGCTGTACGCGGAGGCTAATATTACCGTCAACCCCGGGCTTGCCGCTACCACGCTAAACCGGATCAGGGGTGGTCACAACCTGACACCCCTCACGGGTAATATTACGGAAGCCGTCCTGGTGACGGATTTGTTGTACCAACGTCGATATTCCCTTTTCTATGAGGGGCACCGCTGGGTGGATCTGCGCCGGTATAACCACCTGAATGAGTTGCCCACAGACAGGACGGAGGACGATGTCTGGGAGCAGTTTCCCGTTCCGCTCACCGAAGGCGGCAATTAA
- a CDS encoding SusC/RagA family TonB-linked outer membrane protein, which translates to MRKSLRFLVTTVLLACLPVLLWAQVTVTGTVKDNSQTPIPGASVRLVNSNLGSSTDASGKFSLNIPGSSGTLEITAIGFRSYRVSVSASNAVVTAVLQEDIGRLDEVVVTGLATSVKRRNLANAVATISNKELTGTAPAQTFDAALSGKIPGALINANSGAPGGGISVKLRGVTSVFGNTQPLYVVDGVFVDNSSTAGGLNSVTGAAAGGNASNQDNPSSRIADLRPDDIENIEILKGASAAAIYGSKAAAGVVLITTRRGKSGKTRISVSQDLGFVKVRKLLGVRQFTEATAADLGGSASSTNPDVIARRESLRQQFIAARDAGQLYDYEKEMFGETGFTRNTALSITGGSDRTSFFFSAAQRDEEGIVERTGYRSNSLRLNVDHRFNENVRLGVSTSYINSSADRGLTNNDNNSVTFGVALATTPGFAQLHRNALGNYPDNPFSSSNPLQTRDLMSNNETVNRFLTGITLDAIFQRSDISTTRLVARGGFDFYDLKTFALFPSELQFQNINQGTAANGVARNLNSNIILSLVNNLTLSDNFALTSSAGLTQENGDYDNILGVTTKLVTGQSNIDQGSGLTASQTRRKYQDNGLFIQEEATLFDAITLTAGLRLDKSTNNGDVSKYYVYPKAGFSWNLTSLGLTNNGFFDNLKLRAAYGEAGNFPVFGSKFTTMSIVNTGGNTGLLVNILRGSKDIAPERTSELEAGLDFGFLDGRLNFEFSVYEKKINDFLLQRPSPGSSGFANQWLNAGDLRNRGIELSMQAQPIATKNVRWTSNTSFWLNRSRITRLVIPPVMLGAFGSTLGSYRIEEGRSATQIVGIDGDNGLVVLGDNEPRFQMNFYNEVVFLQHFSFRFLLHWKQKGYNINLSQFLNDIGGTSPDYDEVDKDGERKGPARLAASTARIFVQEAGYLRLREVGLYYTFPVMPASFIKGLRIGVSANNLFVKTDYQGYDPEVSNFGTGFSTSVDVMPFPASKRGSFHLTIDF; encoded by the coding sequence ATGAGAAAATCGCTACGCTTTTTGGTGACAACTGTGCTATTGGCATGCCTTCCGGTCTTGCTATGGGCGCAGGTAACCGTCACCGGTACTGTCAAAGACAATAGCCAGACGCCAATCCCCGGCGCCTCCGTCCGGCTCGTCAATTCCAACCTGGGTTCCTCTACGGATGCCAGCGGTAAATTTTCCCTCAATATCCCCGGAAGCAGCGGTACGCTGGAGATCACAGCTATCGGTTTTCGTTCTTACCGGGTCTCCGTCTCCGCTTCCAATGCAGTAGTAACGGCAGTGCTGCAGGAAGATATCGGCAGGCTGGATGAAGTAGTGGTGACCGGCCTGGCCACCAGTGTTAAAAGAAGGAACCTGGCCAATGCCGTGGCCACCATCTCCAATAAGGAACTCACAGGAACAGCGCCGGCACAGACCTTTGATGCGGCTCTCAGCGGTAAGATCCCCGGCGCCCTGATCAATGCCAATTCCGGTGCGCCGGGTGGCGGCATCTCCGTAAAACTGCGCGGCGTCACTTCTGTTTTCGGGAATACCCAGCCGCTCTATGTGGTAGATGGCGTCTTCGTGGACAACTCGTCTACAGCCGGCGGTCTGAACTCCGTTACCGGTGCGGCTGCCGGCGGTAATGCCTCCAACCAGGATAACCCTTCCAGTCGCATTGCCGATCTGCGGCCCGATGATATTGAAAACATCGAGATCCTGAAAGGCGCGTCTGCTGCGGCTATCTATGGCTCCAAAGCAGCAGCCGGCGTTGTGCTGATCACTACCCGCAGGGGTAAATCGGGCAAAACCCGGATCAGCGTCAGCCAGGACCTGGGTTTTGTAAAAGTGCGCAAGCTGCTCGGCGTTCGCCAGTTCACGGAAGCCACCGCAGCAGACCTGGGCGGCAGCGCCAGCAGCACAAATCCGGATGTTATCGCCCGCCGGGAATCATTGCGCCAGCAGTTCATTGCAGCCCGTGATGCCGGCCAGCTCTATGACTATGAAAAGGAAATGTTCGGGGAAACAGGCTTCACCCGGAACACGGCCCTCAGCATTACCGGTGGTTCTGACCGCACCAGTTTTTTCTTTTCCGCTGCCCAGCGGGATGAAGAAGGTATTGTGGAACGAACCGGCTACCGCAGCAACAGTCTTCGGCTCAATGTGGACCATCGCTTCAATGAGAATGTCAGACTGGGCGTGTCCACCAGTTATATCAATTCCTCCGCGGATCGTGGTCTTACCAACAACGATAATAATTCGGTGACCTTTGGCGTAGCCCTGGCTACCACACCCGGCTTTGCCCAGCTGCACAGGAATGCGCTCGGTAACTATCCCGATAATCCTTTCTCCAGTTCCAATCCATTGCAGACAAGGGACCTGATGTCCAATAATGAAACGGTCAACCGCTTTCTGACGGGCATCACCCTGGACGCCATCTTCCAGCGCTCTGATATCTCTACTACCCGACTGGTGGCCCGCGGTGGTTTTGATTTCTATGATCTCAAAACTTTTGCGCTGTTCCCCAGCGAGCTGCAGTTCCAGAATATCAACCAGGGTACGGCCGCCAATGGCGTTGCCCGTAACCTGAATTCCAATATCATTCTCTCCCTCGTCAATAACCTGACCCTCTCGGATAATTTTGCCCTTACTTCTTCTGCAGGGCTTACCCAGGAGAACGGGGATTACGACAATATCCTGGGTGTTACTACCAAGCTGGTGACCGGCCAGTCCAATATTGACCAGGGCAGCGGGCTGACGGCCAGCCAGACCCGCCGCAAATACCAGGACAACGGCCTCTTCATCCAGGAAGAAGCCACCCTGTTTGACGCCATTACCCTGACGGCGGGGCTGCGGCTGGATAAGTCTACCAACAATGGCGATGTTTCCAAATATTATGTATACCCGAAAGCTGGTTTCTCCTGGAACCTCACCAGCCTGGGGCTGACCAACAACGGCTTTTTCGATAACCTGAAACTTCGTGCTGCTTATGGCGAAGCCGGTAATTTCCCGGTCTTCGGCAGTAAGTTCACTACCATGTCTATTGTTAACACCGGTGGCAATACCGGCCTGCTGGTGAATATCCTGCGTGGTTCAAAAGATATTGCACCGGAAAGGACCTCCGAGCTGGAAGCAGGGCTCGATTTCGGATTTCTCGATGGCCGCCTGAACTTTGAGTTCAGCGTCTATGAAAAAAAGATCAACGATTTCCTGCTGCAGCGGCCTTCTCCCGGTTCTTCCGGTTTTGCCAACCAGTGGCTCAATGCGGGCGATCTGCGTAACCGGGGTATTGAGCTCTCCATGCAGGCGCAGCCCATTGCTACCAAAAATGTTCGCTGGACTTCCAATACCAGTTTCTGGCTGAACCGCTCCCGCATCACCAGGCTGGTGATTCCACCGGTCATGCTGGGCGCCTTTGGCTCCACACTCGGCAGCTACCGTATTGAAGAAGGAAGATCAGCTACCCAGATCGTGGGTATCGATGGCGACAATGGCCTGGTAGTGCTGGGCGATAATGAACCGCGCTTCCAGATGAACTTCTATAATGAAGTGGTCTTTCTCCAGCATTTCAGTTTCCGCTTTCTCCTGCACTGGAAACAGAAAGGGTATAATATCAATCTAAGCCAGTTCCTCAATGATATCGGCGGCACCAGCCCCGATTATGATGAGGTAGATAAAGATGGTGAGCGAAAAGGACCTGCCCGCCTGGCAGCTTCTACAGCCAGGATCTTTGTACAGGAAGCAGGCTATCTCCGCCTGCGCGAAGTGGGACTCTATTATACATTCCCGGTGATGCCGGCCAGTTTCATCAAGGGACTGCGTATAGGGGTCTCCGCTAATAACCTGTTTGTAAAAACTGATTACCAGGGCTATGATCCGGAAGTGTCCAATTTTGGAACAGGCTTTTCCACCAGCGTGGATGTAATGCCTTTCCCTGCTTCCAAAAGAGGCAGTTTTCACCTGACCATCGATTTCTAA
- a CDS encoding twin-arginine translocase TatA/TatE family subunit, producing MLSMPGGTEWIIIIIAVLILFGGRKIPEFMRGIGKGIREFNDAKNNVKKEIEEGMNEKDKKATSSSAQ from the coding sequence ATGCTCTCAATGCCTGGTGGCACAGAGTGGATCATCATCATCATCGCCGTGTTGATCCTGTTTGGTGGTCGCAAGATCCCCGAGTTTATGCGTGGCATCGGCAAAGGCATTCGTGAGTTCAACGACGCCAAGAACAATGTGAAGAAAGAGATTGAGGAAGGCATGAACGAAAAAGACAAGAAGGCTACGTCTTCTTCCGCTCAATAA
- a CDS encoding adenylosuccinate synthase produces MVDVLLGLQWGDEGKGKIVDYFAPQYDLIARFQGGPNAGHTLYVNDRKVVLHQVPSGIFHENTINLIGNGVVLDPVTLKKECDTIASFGIDFRKNLYISERTHLILPTHRALDKASEQSKGNEKIGSTLKGIGPAYMDKTGRNGLRVGDLLDKNFTTNYIRLRLKHQKLLDGLNFHEDISAWEEEYFEALEFLKGFQIVNGEYFINEKIRQGKKVLAEGAQGSMLDVDFGTFPFVTSSNTISAGVCTGLGVAPQKIRDVIGVTKAYCTRVGSGPFPTELNDATGEELRKIGSEFGATTGRPRRCGWIDLVALNFACMVNGVTKLVMTKADVLDAFDELKVCTGYLVDGKPTNQVPFQMNRLAIEPELKAFKGWKKDITALKSATELPEVMQQYVAFINEYLGVSVAYISNGPGRDQLIEI; encoded by the coding sequence ATGGTTGATGTATTATTAGGCCTGCAATGGGGCGACGAAGGGAAAGGTAAGATTGTGGATTATTTCGCTCCTCAGTACGATCTGATCGCCCGCTTCCAGGGAGGTCCCAATGCTGGTCATACCCTCTATGTAAACGACAGGAAAGTTGTACTGCACCAGGTGCCTTCCGGCATTTTTCATGAAAATACCATTAACCTGATCGGTAATGGCGTGGTACTGGATCCTGTGACCCTGAAAAAGGAATGCGATACCATCGCGTCTTTTGGTATTGATTTCCGCAAGAACCTTTATATCTCTGAAAGGACCCATCTCATCCTGCCTACCCATCGGGCGCTGGACAAAGCTTCCGAGCAGTCCAAAGGCAATGAAAAGATCGGTTCTACCCTCAAAGGCATCGGCCCCGCATACATGGATAAAACAGGCCGTAACGGGCTGCGTGTGGGCGATCTGCTGGACAAGAACTTCACCACCAATTATATCAGGCTCCGCCTGAAACACCAGAAATTACTGGACGGTCTCAATTTTCACGAGGATATCTCCGCATGGGAAGAAGAGTATTTTGAAGCCCTGGAATTCCTGAAAGGATTCCAGATCGTGAACGGCGAATACTTCATCAATGAAAAGATCCGTCAGGGTAAAAAAGTACTGGCAGAAGGCGCTCAGGGCAGCATGCTGGATGTAGATTTCGGCACCTTCCCCTTTGTTACCTCTTCCAATACCATCTCAGCCGGCGTTTGTACCGGCCTGGGTGTGGCGCCGCAAAAGATCCGTGACGTGATCGGCGTTACCAAGGCCTATTGCACCCGCGTAGGCAGCGGACCTTTCCCCACTGAACTGAATGATGCTACCGGCGAAGAACTGCGTAAGATTGGCAGTGAATTCGGTGCTACCACTGGACGCCCCAGACGTTGTGGCTGGATTGACCTGGTTGCCCTTAACTTTGCCTGTATGGTGAATGGCGTTACCAAGCTGGTAATGACCAAGGCCGATGTACTGGATGCTTTTGATGAGTTGAAAGTGTGTACAGGGTACCTTGTTGACGGCAAGCCTACCAACCAGGTTCCCTTCCAGATGAACCGGCTGGCCATAGAACCTGAACTGAAAGCTTTCAAAGGCTGGAAAAAGGACATCACTGCCCTGAAATCCGCCACAGAACTGCCGGAAGTTATGCAGCAATATGTTGCCTTCATCAATGAATACCTGGGGGTCAGCGTAGCGTATATTTCCAATGGGCCTGGTCGCGATCAATTAATAGAAATTTAG
- a CDS encoding anthranilate synthase component I family protein translates to MDNQLYQAPHHSFECLLAAGATRQFQATAGQALDQLAAFHQADPDWLFGHLSYDLKNELYPLQSQHPDGIGFPDLFFFVPEYLLQLSETELRIGMAGQAAGTAEQVFNEIRNTALPDNSNAPATTPVSIHHRISRQDYLDTIRRLQQHILRGDCYELNFCQEFYAPDTTIQPLAAYRALSAASPNPFAAFYRLDHRYLLCASPERYLKKTGDRIWSQPIKGTARRDRNDPAVDEQNKISLQESSKERSENVMVVDLVRNDLSKVCTEGSVQVDELCAIYSFPQVHQMISTVSGLLPEGHSFVEPIRASFPMGSMTGAPKLRVMQLIEQYEQSRRGLFSGSVGYITPEGNIDFNVVIRSLLYNAATRYLSFPAGSAITFYSDPEQEYAECLLKAEAIQKVLQEL, encoded by the coding sequence TTGGATAACCAGTTATACCAGGCGCCTCACCATAGTTTTGAATGCCTGCTGGCCGCCGGCGCTACCCGCCAGTTCCAGGCCACCGCAGGCCAGGCGCTGGACCAGCTGGCCGCCTTCCACCAGGCTGATCCCGACTGGCTCTTTGGACACCTCAGCTATGATCTCAAGAATGAGCTGTACCCGCTTCAGAGCCAGCACCCCGATGGCATCGGCTTCCCCGACCTTTTCTTTTTTGTGCCTGAATATCTTTTACAGTTGTCCGAAACGGAACTGCGGATCGGTATGGCCGGCCAGGCAGCCGGTACGGCGGAACAGGTATTTAACGAGATCAGGAATACGGCCCTGCCGGACAACAGCAATGCACCGGCAACTACACCCGTTTCCATCCACCACCGGATCAGCCGGCAGGACTACCTGGATACTATCCGCAGACTGCAACAGCATATCCTGCGGGGGGATTGTTACGAGCTGAACTTCTGCCAGGAGTTCTATGCTCCTGATACCACTATCCAGCCGCTGGCAGCCTACAGGGCACTCAGCGCCGCTTCTCCCAATCCCTTTGCCGCCTTTTACCGCCTGGACCACCGTTACCTGCTTTGCGCCAGCCCGGAACGTTACCTGAAGAAGACGGGCGACAGGATCTGGTCGCAGCCCATCAAGGGCACTGCCCGCCGGGACAGGAATGACCCGGCCGTGGATGAGCAGAACAAAATCAGCCTGCAAGAGAGCAGCAAGGAGCGCTCCGAGAATGTGATGGTGGTGGACCTGGTCCGCAATGACCTTTCAAAGGTCTGTACCGAAGGATCGGTGCAGGTGGATGAGCTTTGTGCCATCTACAGCTTTCCACAGGTTCACCAGATGATCTCCACGGTAAGCGGCCTGTTGCCCGAAGGGCATTCCTTTGTGGAACCCATCCGGGCCAGCTTCCCCATGGGCTCCATGACCGGCGCTCCCAAGCTGCGGGTCATGCAGCTGATAGAACAATATGAACAGAGCAGGCGGGGGCTGTTCTCCGGCTCCGTAGGCTATATTACGCCGGAAGGCAATATTGATTTCAATGTGGTGATCCGCAGCCTGCTCTACAATGCGGCTACCCGCTACCTCTCTTTCCCCGCCGGTTCGGCTATTACCTTTTACAGCGATCCGGAACAGGAATATGCCGAATGCCTCCTGAAAGCGGAAGCCATCCAGAAAGTATTACAGGAATTGTAA
- a CDS encoding lytic transglycosylase domain-containing protein, with protein sequence MKRKLLFASLLSLVWFTMASATRSEDKPAATIAASATNTYLAKKAGAYKLFWNTTVLSARKADSADPKVGFSNLFDAVTDASNVRLNPRAIRFVEDYMDKHSDDLLEMKGWGRPYFNMMDGILSHYGLPTELKYLAVIESKLKRTAVSWAGAVGPWQFMPGTARLLGLKVTHARDERTDFYKSTHAAAKYLRDLYNEFGDWLLVIAAYNGGPGNVYSAIKKSGSRNFWDLQYYLPAESRTHVKKFIGTHYVFEGQGGITTLTKAEATEQMGVTATYLLNRRLSSEELNACKSVTVSGKYHSTIIARNVLMDLDTFNRYNPDFDKKMASADNAYELKLPAPKMDLFMANKYTILHESVQLMLSGSSVSSDKGGRK encoded by the coding sequence ATGAAACGAAAACTGTTATTCGCCAGCTTACTTAGCCTGGTATGGTTCACGATGGCCTCTGCAACCCGTAGCGAGGATAAACCCGCCGCTACCATCGCAGCCTCTGCAACCAATACGTACCTGGCCAAAAAGGCCGGGGCCTACAAATTGTTTTGGAACACCACCGTTCTGTCTGCCCGGAAAGCCGATTCGGCTGATCCCAAGGTAGGCTTCAGCAACCTGTTTGACGCCGTCACCGACGCCAGCAACGTTCGCCTGAACCCACGCGCCATTCGTTTTGTGGAAGATTATATGGACAAGCATAGTGACGATCTCCTGGAAATGAAGGGTTGGGGCCGCCCCTACTTCAATATGATGGATGGTATCCTGTCCCACTATGGCCTGCCCACCGAGCTGAAGTACCTGGCCGTAATAGAAAGTAAACTTAAAAGGACCGCCGTCTCCTGGGCCGGCGCCGTAGGGCCCTGGCAGTTCATGCCCGGTACCGCCCGCCTGCTGGGCCTGAAAGTGACCCATGCCAGGGACGAACGCACCGATTTCTACAAGAGCACCCATGCCGCGGCCAAATACCTCCGCGACCTGTATAATGAGTTTGGCGACTGGCTCCTGGTGATTGCCGCCTATAACGGCGGACCTGGCAACGTGTACAGCGCCATCAAAAAAAGCGGTAGCCGTAATTTCTGGGACCTCCAGTATTACCTGCCCGCCGAATCCCGGACGCATGTGAAGAAATTCATCGGCACCCACTACGTTTTTGAAGGACAGGGCGGCATCACTACCCTGACCAAGGCTGAAGCCACTGAACAGATGGGGGTAACCGCTACCTACCTGCTCAACCGCCGCCTCAGCTCCGAAGAGCTGAACGCCTGTAAGAGCGTGACCGTTTCCGGCAAGTACCATTCCACCATCATTGCCCGTAACGTGCTGATGGACTTGGATACCTTTAACCGGTATAATCCTGATTTTGACAAGAAGATGGCCAGTGCAGACAATGCCTATGAGCTGAAGTTGCCTGCTCCCAAGATGGACCTCTTTATGGCCAATAAGTATACTATCCTGCATGAATCCGTTCAGCTGATGCTGAGTGGCTCCTCCGTATCCTCGGATAAGGGTGGCAGGAAATGA